The proteins below come from a single Gimesia alba genomic window:
- a CDS encoding response regulator: MKILVVDDVGYTCHFHSRLVEKFGYTAVSATSGYEALNFLKTDNDISIVVTDLMMRGMDGVDLFQEAQNLERFTDEGQLDPPQFILMTALRMEKNSNDKDVQRLKLAKELGVAKIMFKPLDQDELEATLKDMAMGAPSTASSGKSLDLFTPTQKLKDAVKEIIDSGNGGAAEQFIECLNEEVTSLQEFLEKLETVEN, translated from the coding sequence ATGAAAATCTTAGTTGTAGATGATGTTGGTTACACATGTCATTTTCATTCACGTCTTGTAGAAAAATTTGGCTATACGGCAGTCTCAGCCACATCCGGCTACGAGGCATTGAATTTTCTGAAAACAGATAATGATATCAGTATCGTGGTCACAGATCTGATGATGCGCGGCATGGATGGAGTGGATCTCTTCCAGGAAGCACAGAATCTGGAACGGTTTACTGATGAAGGACAACTCGACCCTCCTCAGTTTATCCTGATGACCGCGTTACGCATGGAAAAAAACTCGAACGATAAAGATGTCCAACGTCTTAAACTGGCGAAAGAGTTAGGCGTGGCGAAAATCATGTTCAAACCTCTTGACCAGGATGAACTCGAAGCCACCTTAAAAGACATGGCGATGGGAGCCCCCAGTACTGCTTCCAGCGGGAAATCATTGGATCTGTTTACACCAACTCAAAAATTAAAAGACGCCGTCAAAGAAATCATCGATTCCGGAAATGGGGGCGCTGCAGAACAGTTTATTGAATGCTTAAATGAAGAAGTAACCAGCCTGCAAGAATTTCTTGAAAAACTGGAAACCGTTGAAAATTAA
- a CDS encoding peptidylprolyl isomerase, translating into MRYAQVYFLSLVSLGMMGCETTPKVDNPVLGPPPPRLESALKQQKLKHAEIASRANDRKSVLEGDFEDSENPFETPVITASTTSSNSTDEEADDFLSDSTVVAMVNGAPLFVSDVIGIYDFQLKQAEQRMPPEEYKKLRRALVKRDLKGHIERQLLIHEMKSTLKKEQLDQLQEVLETAFEEERIPELQKGLGVNSPQELEEKLNQQGRSLYSERELFIKQQSAIQFMAVKAKATNDYSREEVLARYKANIKDYEVPSKVRWQRIRITYAKQGGKEKAVGVLDEVIHKLQAGEDFGELAKKYSDGTRAERNGQWGWTRRGSLAEPEIEKALFELPIGQTSQVYETANSFQIIKVNDRKEAGHIPFADVQGKLEQSMISEARMKATKEILEELHAKAVIETIFDLDEEEVKSTNSAVQ; encoded by the coding sequence ATGCGCTACGCGCAAGTATATTTTTTGTCCCTTGTTTCGCTTGGCATGATGGGTTGTGAAACTACTCCCAAAGTAGATAACCCTGTGCTGGGACCGCCCCCGCCGCGCCTGGAATCTGCTCTGAAGCAACAAAAGCTGAAACATGCTGAAATTGCCAGTCGGGCGAATGACAGGAAGAGTGTTCTGGAAGGGGATTTCGAGGATTCAGAGAATCCGTTCGAGACACCGGTCATTACGGCTTCGACCACCTCTAGCAACAGCACTGATGAGGAAGCAGACGACTTTCTCTCCGACAGTACTGTAGTTGCCATGGTGAATGGGGCACCTCTGTTTGTCTCAGATGTGATTGGTATCTATGATTTTCAACTCAAACAGGCAGAGCAGCGAATGCCGCCTGAAGAGTATAAGAAATTACGACGTGCTCTGGTGAAACGTGACCTTAAGGGACACATTGAACGCCAACTGTTGATTCATGAGATGAAGAGCACACTGAAGAAAGAACAACTGGACCAGTTGCAGGAAGTTTTGGAAACCGCGTTTGAAGAAGAACGCATTCCTGAACTGCAAAAAGGGCTGGGCGTCAATTCTCCGCAGGAACTGGAAGAAAAGCTCAATCAACAGGGGCGCTCGCTTTATAGTGAACGAGAACTGTTTATCAAACAGCAGTCTGCCATTCAGTTTATGGCTGTGAAAGCGAAAGCAACCAACGACTATAGCCGTGAAGAAGTCTTAGCACGTTATAAAGCGAATATCAAAGACTACGAAGTACCATCCAAAGTTCGCTGGCAGCGAATCCGTATCACCTATGCGAAGCAGGGAGGTAAGGAGAAGGCGGTGGGAGTGTTGGACGAAGTCATTCATAAACTTCAGGCTGGAGAAGATTTCGGCGAACTGGCCAAGAAATATTCCGATGGCACCCGGGCTGAAAGAAATGGTCAATGGGGCTGGACACGGCGAGGTAGCCTGGCAGAACCCGAAATCGAAAAAGCCCTGTTTGAGCTTCCCATCGGACAAACCAGCCAGGTCTATGAAACAGCAAACTCATTTCAAATCATAAAAGTGAACGATCGTAAAGAGGCCGGACATATTCCGTTTGCCGACGTACAGGGCAAACTCGAGCAATCCATGATTAGTGAAGCTCGTATGAAAGCCACCAAAGAAATTTTAGAAGAACTACACGCGAAAGCTGTGATTGAAACGATATTCGATCTGGATGAAGAAGAAGTAAAATCTACAAATTCTGCAGTCCAATAA
- the aroB gene encoding 3-dehydroquinate synthase: protein MSDSFDVNVALGPRSYHISVVSDQFDQFAETLETWMNQNPAFRNSVAEGNKTAFIITDRNLAALHTPQIEKSLKAKGWKWETAIIEAGEKSKSLAVISSLYDRLVEMKADRQTVLIAVGGGVTGDAAGFVAATYVRGLPFVQVPTSLLAHVDSSVGGKVGVNHPQAKNLIGAFYQPLGVFIDTSTLETLPERDYRSGLAEIVKYGVILDSKFFQYLEQNIEGLNQRSPEVLRTVIARSCELKAEVVEQDEHERTGLRAILNYGHTFAHAFEALCGYGELMHGEAVSIGMIYASVLAEKLNLIKHQDTERQIQLLEALGLPVSLPAGTCLDNDEIIDRMKLDKKTVGGKLRFVLPTCIGRVEVFKDISESLVREVLEELAQTKPSTDDFQI from the coding sequence GTGTCAGATAGTTTCGATGTCAATGTCGCTCTGGGGCCGCGCAGTTATCATATTTCAGTTGTGAGCGACCAGTTCGATCAGTTCGCTGAAACGCTGGAAACCTGGATGAATCAGAATCCTGCGTTTCGGAATTCCGTAGCAGAAGGTAACAAAACCGCATTCATCATTACCGACCGGAACCTGGCAGCGCTGCATACTCCCCAAATCGAAAAAAGCCTGAAAGCAAAAGGTTGGAAATGGGAAACGGCAATCATCGAAGCGGGTGAAAAATCGAAATCTCTCGCTGTCATTTCCAGTCTGTATGACCGACTGGTAGAGATGAAGGCCGACCGTCAGACAGTCTTAATCGCCGTCGGCGGCGGTGTGACGGGAGATGCCGCAGGCTTCGTTGCTGCCACCTATGTCCGCGGGTTACCATTCGTACAAGTTCCAACCTCATTGCTGGCACACGTCGATAGTTCCGTTGGTGGGAAAGTCGGCGTCAATCATCCACAAGCGAAAAATCTGATCGGTGCCTTCTATCAACCGCTGGGTGTGTTCATTGATACCTCGACGCTCGAAACACTTCCCGAACGAGATTATCGCAGCGGACTGGCAGAAATTGTCAAATATGGCGTGATCCTGGATTCCAAGTTCTTTCAATACCTGGAGCAGAATATTGAAGGACTGAATCAACGATCGCCCGAAGTACTGAGGACCGTCATTGCCCGGAGCTGCGAGTTGAAGGCGGAAGTGGTCGAACAGGACGAGCACGAGCGGACCGGCTTACGGGCCATTTTAAATTATGGTCATACGTTTGCACATGCCTTTGAAGCGCTCTGCGGCTACGGAGAGTTAATGCACGGCGAAGCGGTCTCCATTGGGATGATCTACGCCAGTGTTCTCGCAGAAAAACTCAATTTGATCAAACATCAGGATACGGAACGCCAGATTCAACTTCTAGAGGCACTGGGACTGCCGGTTTCACTCCCTGCAGGGACCTGTTTAGATAACGATGAAATCATCGACCGCATGAAACTGGATAAGAAAACCGTTGGTGGAAAATTACGGTTTGTGCTTCCGACCTGTATTGGACGTGTGGAAGTCTTCAAAGACATTTCAGAGTCACTCGTGAGAGAAGTACTCGAGGAATTAGCACAAACCAAACCCAGCACTGACGACTTTCAAATCTAA
- a CDS encoding YggS family pyridoxal phosphate-dependent enzyme: MDDLTGIIQKNYAQIQSRIDAACQHSQRSPESVTLIAVTKYARMEWVAALLELGCTHLGESRTPQLEERAALLPDHIHWHFIGPLQRNKVRRTIQHTCLVHSVDSIKLLSAIDRIAAESNLQPRVLIEVNLSGEPNKKGFSREELLASWSSLCALAHVKIEGLMTMAPHTSDPELTRPVFRELSQLRDQLQSMSPAQVSLQELSMGMSGDFEIAIEEGATLVRIGSALFEGLESGN, translated from the coding sequence ATGGACGACCTGACTGGCATCATTCAAAAAAACTACGCACAGATTCAAAGCCGCATCGATGCGGCCTGCCAACATTCGCAGCGTTCTCCAGAATCGGTCACATTAATTGCTGTGACAAAATACGCCCGCATGGAATGGGTTGCCGCGCTTTTGGAACTGGGATGTACTCACCTGGGGGAAAGCCGCACTCCGCAATTGGAGGAACGAGCTGCTCTGCTTCCCGATCATATACACTGGCATTTCATCGGCCCGCTGCAGCGCAATAAAGTCAGACGTACTATCCAGCATACCTGCCTGGTTCACTCGGTCGATTCCATCAAGCTACTCTCGGCCATCGATCGCATTGCAGCAGAATCGAATCTACAACCACGGGTACTGATCGAGGTCAATCTTTCCGGCGAACCAAATAAGAAAGGCTTTTCTCGAGAAGAACTCTTAGCCAGTTGGAGTTCCCTCTGCGCTCTCGCTCATGTTAAGATCGAGGGACTGATGACGATGGCACCACACACATCGGACCCCGAACTGACACGACCGGTCTTTCGAGAATTATCGCAACTTCGCGATCAGCTCCAGTCGATGTCCCCCGCGCAAGTCTCACTGCAGGAACTCTCAATGGGGATGAGTGGGGATTTTGAAATTGCCATTGAAGAAGGGGCCACGCTGGTCCGTATCGGCAGTGCCCTGTTTGAGGGATTAGAATCAGGAAATTGA
- a CDS encoding PilZ domain-containing protein → MSLINLEQYSEKQNRAISRVLDTLDRLDKRMSIHYSNKRAHERKDFRGIVWISVPDQEYAEEGGVNTIKVWSRSISQSGLSFIYPSPIYQKTIHVGVPVQGDQVTWFRSEVVRQKEIEEEQFWEYGVRFLGKVVT, encoded by the coding sequence ATGAGCCTAATTAACTTGGAACAATATTCAGAGAAGCAGAACCGTGCAATTTCGCGCGTTCTGGATACGTTGGATCGTCTCGATAAACGAATGAGCATCCATTACTCGAATAAACGTGCGCACGAACGAAAAGACTTCCGCGGGATTGTCTGGATTTCTGTTCCAGACCAGGAATATGCCGAGGAAGGAGGAGTCAATACGATCAAAGTCTGGTCTCGCTCCATTTCACAATCCGGCCTGTCGTTCATTTATCCCTCACCCATTTACCAGAAGACCATTCACGTGGGCGTTCCCGTGCAGGGAGATCAAGTTACCTGGTTCCGATCAGAAGTTGTCCGTCAGAAGGAAATTGAAGAAGAACAATTCTGGGAGTATGGGGTCCGGTTCCTGGGAAAAGTGGTCACTTAA
- a CDS encoding DUF167 domain-containing protein, whose product MTTDIQLEFDGAAILLPVRAQPKSSKNRIEGIHDGRLKVCVTQAPEKGKANKALLKVIKNGLNLKRSQIELYKGETAGLKVFRITEISPDELRKKLQDALNHSR is encoded by the coding sequence GTGACCACAGACATACAGCTTGAATTTGATGGGGCGGCGATTCTGCTCCCTGTTCGTGCGCAACCTAAATCCAGCAAAAATCGCATTGAGGGGATCCACGACGGCAGGCTGAAAGTCTGCGTTACCCAGGCCCCGGAAAAGGGGAAAGCCAACAAAGCTCTGTTGAAAGTGATCAAAAACGGTCTCAACCTCAAAAGATCACAAATCGAGTTGTATAAAGGGGAAACGGCAGGACTGAAAGTATTCCGCATTACTGAAATTTCGCCGGATGAGTTGCGAAAAAAACTTCAGGACGCCCTGAATCACTCTAGATAA
- a CDS encoding Hpt domain-containing protein gives MTSLETTSTTGQWRLINREQVLDMAVGDVEFLAEMIELFFSYIPQQMNDIQQAVEKNDSQELAEAAHACKGTVGNYTKLEPYLLLQSLENDGKSEQLDESRIKYSSLEKEITQLIVELKTLMAQECSDV, from the coding sequence ATGACAAGTTTAGAAACAACTTCTACTACGGGGCAATGGCGTTTAATTAACCGAGAACAGGTTCTGGACATGGCGGTGGGAGATGTGGAATTTCTCGCTGAAATGATCGAACTATTCTTCAGCTATATCCCGCAGCAAATGAATGATATTCAGCAGGCTGTTGAAAAGAATGATTCTCAAGAATTGGCAGAAGCAGCACACGCCTGTAAGGGAACTGTCGGAAACTATACCAAGCTGGAACCCTATCTCCTGCTCCAGTCATTGGAAAATGATGGGAAATCAGAACAACTGGATGAATCTCGGATCAAATACAGTTCACTTGAAAAAGAAATCACACAACTCATTGTTGAATTAAAAACATTGATGGCTCAAGAGTGTAGCGATGTTTGA
- a CDS encoding PQQ-binding-like beta-propeller repeat protein, with the protein MMSYSMPVRLLLGALLVCGIPLSSKAAEPTQLSKSWEQWRGPNRENHSSDTGLLKDWNATPPKLVWTATGLGKGYASVSIKDNRLFTTGNLPEGQAVIAINTDDGKILWKTNLLDLNPKHGYPGARCTPSIDGDRLYAISSNGAISCLSVEDGEIIWTKNFEEEWDGKMMSKWGFSESPLVDGDLVICTPGGKDAMMVALDKTTGKEVWKTSVSDLGSKGKDGAGYSSIVISNAGGVKQYVQLTGRGLIGVRASDGKLLWNYNPVANGVANIPTPIVSGDYVFTSTGYGTGSALVKLSKEGDGMKAEEVYFLDPKVLQNHHGGLILYKDHIYCGHGHGKGFPICVELKTGKVVWGKREDKIRGEGSGSAATTLADGHLIFRYESGDLALIEATTEGYKLKGSFKADQVLGKAWAHPVVCGGKLYLREQDVLMCYDLKE; encoded by the coding sequence ATGATGAGTTATTCAATGCCCGTTCGCCTGCTCCTGGGAGCCTTGCTGGTTTGCGGAATTCCCTTGTCATCCAAAGCGGCAGAGCCCACTCAACTTTCAAAGTCATGGGAGCAATGGAGAGGCCCGAACCGCGAGAATCATTCTTCTGATACAGGACTCCTGAAAGACTGGAATGCGACTCCCCCCAAACTTGTCTGGACTGCTACCGGCCTGGGCAAAGGTTATGCCAGTGTTTCCATTAAAGACAATCGTCTGTTTACCACGGGAAATCTTCCGGAAGGTCAAGCTGTGATCGCCATCAATACCGATGATGGTAAAATCTTGTGGAAGACAAACCTGCTGGATTTGAACCCGAAACACGGATATCCCGGCGCACGCTGTACTCCTTCCATCGACGGCGATCGCTTGTATGCCATTTCCTCCAACGGGGCAATTTCCTGCCTCAGTGTTGAAGATGGGGAAATCATCTGGACTAAAAATTTCGAAGAGGAATGGGACGGAAAAATGATGTCCAAGTGGGGTTTTTCGGAATCTCCGCTCGTTGATGGTGACCTCGTGATCTGCACACCCGGTGGAAAAGATGCGATGATGGTCGCACTGGATAAAACAACCGGAAAAGAAGTCTGGAAAACATCGGTTTCCGACCTGGGTTCAAAGGGCAAAGACGGTGCCGGCTATTCTTCGATCGTGATTTCAAATGCAGGTGGCGTGAAACAATATGTCCAACTCACCGGCCGCGGGCTGATTGGCGTGCGTGCCAGTGATGGAAAATTGTTGTGGAACTACAACCCGGTAGCGAATGGCGTTGCCAACATTCCCACGCCAATTGTTTCCGGAGACTATGTCTTCACCTCAACCGGATATGGAACAGGCAGCGCCCTGGTGAAACTTTCGAAAGAGGGTGACGGAATGAAAGCGGAAGAAGTTTATTTTCTTGATCCCAAAGTACTGCAAAATCACCACGGGGGTCTGATCTTGTATAAAGATCATATCTATTGTGGACACGGACACGGCAAAGGGTTTCCGATCTGTGTTGAACTGAAAACAGGCAAGGTCGTCTGGGGCAAAAGAGAAGATAAAATTCGGGGCGAAGGATCAGGATCTGCTGCAACGACCCTGGCTGATGGCCACCTGATTTTCCGCTACGAAAGTGGTGACCTGGCTCTGATTGAAGCGACTACCGAAGGGTACAAACTGAAGGGCAGTTTCAAAGCAGATCAGGTGTTAGGAAAAGCCTGGGCACACCCGGTGGTCTGTGGCGGAAAACTTTATCTACGCGAGCAGGATGTTCTGATGTGCTACGATCTGAAAGAATAA
- the mfd gene encoding transcription-repair coupling factor: MTKPIDSQIQSMQDLVPVLSRSEGFAAVVAALQTGQSGTIDGAWGGSCALTAAAIAESLKFPTLVVLPRLGEIDEFSGDLASFLGRIPEIFPAWETLPDEHDVSDSVFGGRLRVLNQLVQLDQNADSIPPVIVTSFPALLQPVPSRQQRREATRTIRVGDEIDTDPFMSWLIERGFERTTAIELPGEFSMHGGILDIFSPDATLPLRIEFFGDEVESIRQFDVETQRTVETCEQVDLTLISPVSAAQEHSQRPTLAKDLDETASESLLDNLPENTCIVLVELPELIDEGKRYLDRLENPRGLFSVPATMSRCTDFPSVTIAPISAESTEISCHLQIESIERFTRAKSEMIEELASITGPHDRVVVCCHNQGEEDRLQEILAESELEIGSRVTTCIGNLALGFRIVPEHLVVLSDHELFGRADIRHKPRKRKVESRAIDNFLDLNVGDFVVHLSHGIARFKGLDLLEKDGCREEHLSLEFRDKVQMYVPVSLVHLVQKYIGGGKHIPQLSKLGSKSWANKKEKAAQAVRDMASDMLRMQAMRSAQPGIAYPPDSHWQKEFEASFPYTETADQLHAINDIRHDMERPQPMDRLICGDVGYGKTEVAIRAAFKAIDSGKQVAVLVPTTVLAEQHTRTFSERMADYPITIEGLSRFKTKKEQRKTLEGMASGSVDLVIGTHRLIQKDIKFKDLGLLIIDEEQRFGVEAKEMLKSLRLQIDVLTLSATPVPRTLHMSLLGIRDISNLTTAPRDRVPIETRISRFDPELIRHAMVRELNRNGQVYFVHNRVHDLQKYADRIQQIVPEATIGIGHGQMKESELEAAMYDFVSGRVDIFVCTTIIESGLDIPNANTMFIHDAGNHGLSDLHQLRGRVGRSHHRAYCYLLLRDGQILTPVAAKRLKAIEEYSELGAGFKIAMRDLEIRGAGNILGTEQSGHISAVGYELYCQLLENACKKLKNEPLREHHHVAIDLPCTAYLPSDYIPPGRIKIEMYRRLSAIHSLDELTDLEAEFEDRFGNIPHPARQLLILKELQILAQQWQVDSIRLEENFAVLGYRDKNHILALAKSNQNRIPVRIVDHKSAYIPLPVSAVNTDAIMLELKSVLQQSFDPAYNLAPSS, encoded by the coding sequence ATGACCAAACCAATCGACAGTCAGATTCAGTCGATGCAGGATCTGGTTCCCGTTTTAAGTCGAAGCGAAGGATTCGCAGCTGTGGTTGCGGCTCTCCAGACAGGCCAGAGCGGGACAATTGACGGAGCCTGGGGGGGATCGTGCGCGCTGACAGCGGCAGCGATCGCAGAATCGCTCAAATTCCCCACATTGGTCGTCCTTCCCCGATTGGGAGAAATCGACGAATTCAGCGGCGATCTCGCCAGTTTTCTGGGAAGAATTCCCGAAATATTTCCTGCCTGGGAAACGCTGCCTGATGAACACGATGTGTCAGACTCGGTTTTTGGTGGTCGCCTGCGGGTACTGAACCAGCTGGTACAACTCGACCAGAATGCGGATAGTATCCCGCCGGTGATTGTGACTTCGTTTCCTGCTTTACTGCAACCTGTCCCCAGTCGTCAACAGCGCCGCGAAGCCACTCGCACCATCAGGGTGGGAGATGAAATAGACACCGACCCCTTTATGAGTTGGCTCATCGAACGTGGTTTCGAACGTACAACGGCGATTGAGCTTCCGGGTGAATTCAGTATGCATGGCGGCATTCTGGACATTTTTTCTCCTGATGCCACACTCCCCCTGCGGATTGAATTTTTTGGGGACGAGGTCGAATCCATCAGGCAGTTTGATGTGGAAACACAGAGAACCGTCGAAACCTGCGAACAGGTCGATCTGACGCTGATTTCTCCCGTCTCTGCTGCTCAGGAACATTCACAACGCCCGACACTGGCCAAGGATCTGGATGAGACCGCTTCCGAGAGTCTGTTGGACAATTTACCGGAGAACACCTGCATTGTACTGGTAGAACTCCCGGAACTGATTGACGAAGGCAAACGTTATCTGGACCGACTCGAAAATCCACGCGGATTATTCAGCGTGCCCGCGACCATGTCCCGCTGCACCGATTTTCCGTCTGTGACGATCGCCCCCATTTCTGCAGAATCGACCGAGATTTCTTGCCATTTGCAAATTGAATCGATCGAGCGTTTCACGCGCGCGAAGTCGGAAATGATCGAAGAGTTGGCTTCGATCACCGGCCCTCATGATCGCGTTGTTGTCTGTTGTCACAATCAGGGAGAAGAGGATCGGCTGCAGGAAATATTAGCCGAGTCTGAACTGGAAATTGGTAGCCGCGTCACAACCTGTATCGGCAATCTGGCATTGGGCTTTCGGATTGTACCCGAACATCTGGTGGTATTGAGCGATCATGAGCTCTTTGGGCGTGCAGACATCCGGCATAAGCCGCGCAAACGCAAAGTCGAAAGCCGGGCCATCGACAATTTTCTTGATTTGAATGTGGGTGACTTTGTCGTGCATCTCTCGCATGGTATCGCCCGTTTCAAAGGTTTGGATCTCCTCGAGAAAGATGGCTGTCGCGAAGAACATCTCTCGTTGGAATTTCGCGATAAAGTGCAAATGTATGTGCCGGTCTCTCTGGTGCATCTGGTGCAAAAATATATCGGGGGCGGAAAACATATTCCTCAACTGTCCAAGTTGGGAAGTAAAAGCTGGGCAAACAAGAAGGAAAAAGCAGCACAAGCCGTCAGGGACATGGCCAGCGATATGCTGCGGATGCAGGCGATGCGTTCGGCACAACCAGGTATCGCGTATCCTCCCGACAGTCACTGGCAAAAAGAGTTTGAAGCCTCGTTTCCGTACACAGAAACCGCCGATCAACTGCATGCTATCAATGATATTCGACATGACATGGAGCGACCTCAACCGATGGATCGTTTGATCTGCGGTGATGTGGGTTACGGAAAAACCGAGGTTGCGATTCGAGCTGCTTTTAAAGCCATCGATTCAGGAAAGCAGGTTGCCGTACTGGTCCCGACAACGGTTCTTGCCGAGCAGCACACGCGGACCTTCAGCGAGCGGATGGCCGATTATCCAATCACCATTGAAGGTCTCTCGCGTTTCAAAACAAAAAAGGAACAGCGAAAGACACTGGAAGGCATGGCCTCTGGTAGTGTCGATCTGGTGATCGGCACGCATCGATTAATTCAGAAGGATATCAAATTTAAAGATTTAGGTCTGCTGATTATCGATGAAGAACAGCGGTTTGGAGTGGAAGCAAAAGAGATGCTGAAGTCCCTCAGACTGCAGATTGATGTGCTCACCCTGAGTGCGACTCCGGTGCCGCGAACGTTACATATGTCGTTGCTGGGGATACGTGATATTTCCAACTTGACCACAGCGCCCCGTGATCGTGTGCCGATCGAAACACGCATCTCCCGCTTCGATCCCGAACTGATCCGGCATGCGATGGTGCGCGAATTGAATCGAAACGGGCAGGTTTATTTTGTGCATAACCGTGTCCACGATTTACAGAAGTATGCAGACCGGATTCAGCAGATTGTTCCTGAAGCCACGATCGGGATTGGGCATGGGCAGATGAAAGAATCCGAACTCGAAGCGGCCATGTACGACTTCGTCTCCGGCAGAGTTGATATCTTTGTCTGCACAACCATCATTGAGAGCGGCCTGGATATTCCGAATGCCAATACCATGTTCATTCACGATGCCGGCAATCATGGGCTTTCGGATTTGCACCAACTCCGCGGACGTGTGGGAAGGTCACATCATCGGGCCTATTGTTATCTACTGTTACGCGACGGACAGATTCTGACACCGGTGGCTGCGAAACGGCTCAAGGCGATTGAGGAATACAGCGAGCTGGGGGCCGGGTTTAAAATCGCGATGCGCGACCTGGAAATTCGAGGAGCCGGAAATATTCTGGGGACCGAGCAGAGTGGTCATATTTCCGCGGTCGGGTATGAACTGTATTGCCAGCTGCTGGAAAATGCCTGCAAAAAACTGAAAAACGAGCCATTGCGGGAACACCATCATGTCGCCATTGATCTCCCTTGTACCGCCTATCTGCCTTCGGATTATATTCCGCCCGGCCGCATCAAAATTGAAATGTATCGGCGGTTATCCGCCATTCATTCTCTCGACGAATTGACGGATCTGGAGGCAGAGTTCGAGGATCGCTTCGGGAATATTCCGCATCCTGCGAGACAATTATTGATTTTGAAAGAATTACAAATCCTGGCGCAGCAGTGGCAGGTGGATAGTATTCGCCTGGAAGAAAACTTCGCTGTTTTAGGCTATCGGGACAAAAATCACATCCTGGCTCTGGCGAAAAGTAATCAGAATCGGATTCCGGTTCGCATTGTCGATCATAAATCGGCGTATATTCCTTTGCCGGTTTCTGCCGTAAATACAGATGCGATCATGTTAGAGCTCAAATCGGTATTGCAACAAAGTTTTGATCCGGCCTATAATCTCGCACCATCATCCTGA